The genomic DNA GAACTGGCGAAGGGCGGCTTTGGCAGGCGCGAGACGGTGCTGCGCGTCAATGCGCTGACGACGCCCTGGGGGGTGGACGATCTGAAGGCGGCGGCGCATGGCAAGGCCGACGCCGTGTTGCTTTCCAAGGTGGAATCGGCCCACGACGTCCGCGAAGCGGAATCACTGCTGGCGGGAACCGACCTGTCGATTTGGTGCATGATCGAAACGCCCAAGGGCGTTCTGGCCGCGTCCGAGATCGCCCAGGCCTCCAAGCGCCAAGGCTGTTTCGTTCTGGGCACGTCCGATCTGGCCAAGGATCTGCGTTGCCGTCATACGCCAGACCGTCTGGCGCTGCTGTTCAGCTTAAGCCAGACGCTGCTGGCCGCCCGCGCCCATGGCTTGGCCTGCCTGGATGGCGTGCATCTTGATCTGTCCGACGATGTGGGGTTCGAGCGCGCCTGCCTGCAGGGCCGCGATCTGGGCTTTGACGGCAAGACGCTGATCCATCCCAAAACCATCGAAACGGCCAACCGCGTCTTCTCGCCCAGCGATCAGGACGTGGCGGCGGCCAAGAAGATCGTGGCCAGCTTCGAGGCGGCGAAGGCGCAAGGCAAGGGCGTTGTCGTAGTCGATGGCCGTCTGGTCGAACATCTGCATGTGCAAGAAGCGCTGCGCGTCCTGGCCTTGGCCGAGGCGATTGCACGCGGGGTCTGACCCCACTCGCTGCCAGACACCGGCGCTACTTAGATTTCAGACGCCAGACGCCGTCCCAATCCGGCGGCGGGTTGGCCTTCAGATATTCGCAGCGTTCGATATACATCTTCGCGCAGAAATCGTTGGGGTGCAGGCGAAGCGATTCGCGGAAGGCCTTTTCAGCTTCGTCGAACTGGCCGTGGCGGTATGACTGCACGCCAAAGCCGAAGGTGCTGAGCACGTCCATCATGTTGGGGAAGGTGGCGTCGGTGTGGAAGTCGACCACCTCGAACACCGCCACCGGCTGCGTCTTGCCCTTGACGATCACCTTGTCCACCTCGCGCATGCGATAAGTGCCCTTCAGGCGGGCCTTGGTGAATTCGCTGATCAACAGCTTGGCGCCATACTGCTTGGTGGCCGATTCCAAGCGCGAAGCCAGGTTCACGCCGTCGCCGATGACGGTGTAATCCATGCGTTTGGGACTGCCGATATTGCCCGACACGATATTGTCGGTATTAAGGCCGATGCCGATGTCGACCGGGCGCTTGCCCTCAGAGGCGCGCCGCTCATTGTATTTGGCCAGGCCTCGCAGCATGTCGAGGGCGGCGCGCATGGCGCGGTCCTCGTCATCGTCGTGTGGCAATGGCGTGCCGAAGATGGCCATGATGGCGTCGCCAATGAACTTGTCGAGCATGCCGCCTTCATTGGTGATGCAATCGACCATGATGGTGAAATATTCGTTCAGCAAAGCCACCGTGCCTTGCGGCCCCAGTTCCTCGGTCAGGGTCGTAAAGCCGCGAATGTCCGAGAACAAGACGGTGGCGATGCTGGATTGGCCGCCCATCACCGCCTCGCCGCCGGCCAGCAGCTTGTCGGCCAGCGTGGGGTCCATATAGCGGGCCATGGTCGATTTCATGCGCTTTTCTGAACTGATGTCCTCGATCATCAGCATGCTGCCCAGCTTCTTGCCGCTGGCGTCCGACAATGGCTCGAAGGTCAGGTTGGCGGAAATGCGCTCGCCCTCGATCTCCAACTCGGCGTCGATCATGGCGTCGCCCGCGCGCTCTTCTTCGCACTGCTTGATCTTGTCGAAAATCCAGTCATTGGGGGCTTGGAAGAAATCTGCGGCCGGGCGGCCCAGAATTTGCGCAGCTTCCACTTTCAAGATGCGCAAGCCCGAAGCGTTGCAGGTGACGATCTTGCCGTCCTCGTTCAAGGTCAGCACGCCGCTGGTCATCGATTCCAGGATCGATTCATTGTAGTTCTTGATGTTCTGGACGTCGTCGAACAGTTTGGCGTTTTCAAGGCCGATGGATATTTGCGAAACGAAGGCCTTCAGCCTCGCCTCATCCTCGGGCGAGAAGGCGCCGCCCCGCTTGTTCAAAACCTGAGTGACGCCGATGCCCTTGCCGTCCTTGTTCAGAACCGGCACGCACAAGATCGAGCGCGTGAAAAAGCCGGTCTTGCGGTCGAAGGCGGGGTTGAAGCGCAAATCGGCGTAGGCGTAGGGAATGTTGATGGTCTCGCGCGTCGTGAAGACGGCGCCCGCGATGCCTAGATGGTTGGGCAGCCTGATCTGCGTGGCGCCCAGCCCCTCGCCCACCATGGTGAACAGCTCGTTGGTCTTTTCGTCATTGATGAACAGGGTCGAGCGTTCAGCGTCCAGCATGCGGGTGATGGTGGCGATGATCTTCGAAAGCAACGGCCCCAGCTTCAATTCCGACGAAATGTCCGAGACGACGCTTAAGAACTCAAGCTCCTGCTTGCGCTTGCGCTCAAGGCCCTCGACGGTGTGCAGGCTTTCCAGGGCGATCGCCGCCTGCTCGACCGTGGCTTCCAACAGGTCCATGTCGGCCTGGGTGAAGTCGCCCGAAAACTTGTTGAGAAGCTGGGCGACGCCGATGCATTCGCCCTTCAGGTTGCGCAGCGGCACGCACAAGATGGATTTTGTGATGAAGCCGGTCATCTGATCGACCGACTTGTTGAAATGCGAATCCTGATAGGCGTCGTGGATCATGACGCCTTTGCCGGTGGTGAAGACGTGGCCCGCGATGCCGCTTGAATTCATGATGCGGATTTCGCGGGTGAACTTGCCCTCGGCGACCAGCGAATACAATTCGCCCGACGCCTCCTCGTTCATGAAGATGGCGCCGCGCTCGGTGCCGATCGATTTTGTGGTGATGTCGACCAGCGTGGCCAGCGCCTCAAGCAGATCGTGCGAGGCGGCCAAACGGTTCGAGACGTCAAGCAAAAAGCTGGCTTGGCGGGCGTTGGTCTTGGCCCCCGTCTTTCTTGCCTGAACCTGTTGCCTTGCCATCTCGTTCATGTGCCTGCCTCAAGCCGCTCTCTCAGCGCGGAAATAGCCCTTTGAAGTTCAACCGCCTCGGCGGCGAACTTGGCTTCGGCCTTGCGCATTTTTTCCTGGCTTTCAAAAGTTTGCAAGTCCAGCTTCGCCCTCAGCGCATCCGCCGTGCCCTTCAACTGGCGGATTTCCTCTTGCATCTCCAGGGATGCCTTCTGAACCCGTTCGGTTTCGCCGATGCGCTGTTTGTCCAACTCGTCGCGCAGGGCGTCGGCCATGGCGCGCAATTGCGCGATCTCGGCCTGAGCGTTGCCGACAACCTTCTGCGTGCGTTCGGACTCGCCGATGCGCTGCCTCTCAAGCTCGTCGCGCAGCGCGTTCACGGTCTCGCGAAGCTGGGAAATCTCGCCCTGGAAGTCGTTCTGGAGTTTCTGGGCGCGCTCTGCCTCGCCGATCTTCTGCTTGTCCATCTCGTCGCGCAGGGCGTTGATGGTGGCCTTCAGATGCGCGTTCTCGGCTTGGATGTCGTTGACCGCCCGCTGCACGGCGACCGTCTGCTCCCTGCGCAGCCGGTCGAGTTCGGCCCTCAGCCGGTCGGCTTCGTTCTGGTCTGACCGGGGGGCGACGGCGGCGTTTGGCTGCATCCAGGACACCTCAACAGAGCGCTGTTTTGCCCAAGTATAGCAGCTTTTCACCTGTTCGTGGAAATGTTAAGCTGAGGCTATGACAGGAGAAAGCGCTTCAGATCGCCGCAGATTTACCCGCCATGACGTATCCATCCCGGTTCGCATCAAGGATGGCGGGCGTGGCATTGAGGCCGAAACGGTCAACATTTCGGGTTGCGGTCTGGCGCTGAAGTTAGAGTCGTCCTTGCTGGCGGGCAGCAAGGTCAAGGTGGAAATCGGCGAGCTTGGCGAATTTGCCGCCGACATCGTGGCGGTCGGCGATACTGGTCGCCTGCGGCTTGACATTTCCGAGACCGAGCAGGCCCAACTAGCCGACGAGATCGTGCGCAAGCTGGCGCATCTGATGCCGGTTTAGAACGGCTTCTATATAAGCCGCTTGTCTCGTTCCAGCCTGATCTGAATGTCGTACCCCTTCAGGGTGAAATAGCGCCGCAGCAGCACGGCGGCGGCAATCGCGATCCAGGCCCCCATCACCGTATCGGACAGGTAATGCACCGTGATCATGACGCGGCTGAGCGCTATCAGGAAAGCCAGCACCAGATAGGCGGCGTCATAGCGAGGATAGATGAAATACAGCGCCATCATGGCGGCGAAAATGGCCTGCGAATGGCCGGACGGAAAGGAATTCATGCCCCATTGGGTGTTGAAGGGTTCGAATCCGTACATTCCTTGCTCGAACAAATGACGGGGCCGGATGCGCCCGATCAGATATTTCAGCAGATTGACCAACAGGCCCGACGTCACCATGACCAGAAGGGCGTAAAGGGCGGCGCGCCCCCAGGAGCGATAGCGCTGAAAATCGATGTTGCGCACCGACGAATGGGCCATGGTGCGCAAGATCAGAAGGGCGACGGCGGCCACCACCAGATAGCCGGTGGCGTCGCCCAGCACGGTAATGGTTTTAAAGAAGGACAAAGTCTCCGGCGAGACGCCCTCTTTCAGCGCCAGCGCCAGCGGCTTGTCGATGGCGACGTAGGAAAAGGCGCAAAAAACCAGCACATACAAGAATGACGCGGTCAGCGGCCAAGCCGCCGTCAAGCGTCTGATCTCGTGCAGGGCGATCTTCAAGGGGATCATCCGCCCTTCCCGGCCCGATACAGGCGCAAGGTGACGGGCTTGCCGCGCGAATAGTTGATGCCTTCGATTTTAGCCAGTTCCTCGACGTCGCTCAGGCCCAATGCAGCACGAAAGCCGATCTCTTCTCGCTCTTCCACCAAGGCCAGGGCGCCCTGATGGGCCAGGATATGCTCGGCGGCTGATTTTCCGCCATCGGCCAGCAGGGTGCGCGTTCCCAGCCAGAAGACCAGACTTGGTTCATGGTAACCGGCGGCGGCCACCGGCAAGGTTGCGCCCTGTGCGGCCACGGCTTCGGCGGCGCGCCTGCTGATCGCCAACTGGTCCAGCCTGGGCAGAATGGCGGCCAGGATCAGGGTAATCGCCAGCGCTCCGGCCAGACCGCCCTGGATCAAGGCCTTGGCGTGATGGCCGGTCCAGAGATGGCGGATGGCCAGGGCGCTGGCCAGCAAGGCGGCCAGGGCGGCGGGAATCGACCAAAGGGTAAAGCCGGACCCATACAGAATGGGGGCTGCGACGCTGGCGGCGGCCAGAATTAGGCCGATCAGCCCCCAAACGGCGGCCCAGGCTTTCAGGCCCTTGCCAATTTTTCCCTGATTCTCAAAGGCCCAGGCGGCGATCAAGAGGGCCAGGGCAGGATAAAGCGGCAGCACGTAATGGGGCAGTTTGGTGGGGATCAGTTCGAAGATCAGCCAGGACGGAACCAGCCAAGCCAGCAAAAAACGGTGATGAGGGGCCGCCCGCTCGCGCAGGGCGCGGCTCAGGGCGGGCCA from Alphaproteobacteria bacterium includes the following:
- a CDS encoding CoA ester lyase, whose translation is MDHRPRRSALYMPASNARALEKARTLQADVLILDLEDSVDPQSKETARGQAMAELAKGGFGRRETVLRVNALTTPWGVDDLKAAAHGKADAVLLSKVESAHDVREAESLLAGTDLSIWCMIETPKGVLAASEIAQASKRQGCFVLGTSDLAKDLRCRHTPDRLALLFSLSQTLLAARAHGLACLDGVHLDLSDDVGFERACLQGRDLGFDGKTLIHPKTIETANRVFSPSDQDVAAAKKIVASFEAAKAQGKGVVVVDGRLVEHLHVQEALRVLALAEAIARGV
- a CDS encoding GAF domain-containing protein, which produces MNEMARQQVQARKTGAKTNARQASFLLDVSNRLAASHDLLEALATLVDITTKSIGTERGAIFMNEEASGELYSLVAEGKFTREIRIMNSSGIAGHVFTTGKGVMIHDAYQDSHFNKSVDQMTGFITKSILCVPLRNLKGECIGVAQLLNKFSGDFTQADMDLLEATVEQAAIALESLHTVEGLERKRKQELEFLSVVSDISSELKLGPLLSKIIATITRMLDAERSTLFINDEKTNELFTMVGEGLGATQIRLPNHLGIAGAVFTTRETINIPYAYADLRFNPAFDRKTGFFTRSILCVPVLNKDGKGIGVTQVLNKRGGAFSPEDEARLKAFVSQISIGLENAKLFDDVQNIKNYNESILESMTSGVLTLNEDGKIVTCNASGLRILKVEAAQILGRPAADFFQAPNDWIFDKIKQCEEERAGDAMIDAELEIEGERISANLTFEPLSDASGKKLGSMLMIEDISSEKRMKSTMARYMDPTLADKLLAGGEAVMGGQSSIATVLFSDIRGFTTLTEELGPQGTVALLNEYFTIMVDCITNEGGMLDKFIGDAIMAIFGTPLPHDDDEDRAMRAALDMLRGLAKYNERRASEGKRPVDIGIGLNTDNIVSGNIGSPKRMDYTVIGDGVNLASRLESATKQYGAKLLISEFTKARLKGTYRMREVDKVIVKGKTQPVAVFEVVDFHTDATFPNMMDVLSTFGFGVQSYRHGQFDEAEKAFRESLRLHPNDFCAKMYIERCEYLKANPPPDWDGVWRLKSK
- a CDS encoding PilZ domain-containing protein, with amino-acid sequence MTGESASDRRRFTRHDVSIPVRIKDGGRGIEAETVNISGCGLALKLESSLLAGSKVKVEIGELGEFAADIVAVGDTGRLRLDISETEQAQLADEIVRKLAHLMPV
- a CDS encoding phosphatase PAP2 family protein, with the translated sequence MIPLKIALHEIRRLTAAWPLTASFLYVLVFCAFSYVAIDKPLALALKEGVSPETLSFFKTITVLGDATGYLVVAAVALLILRTMAHSSVRNIDFQRYRSWGRAALYALLVMVTSGLLVNLLKYLIGRIRPRHLFEQGMYGFEPFNTQWGMNSFPSGHSQAIFAAMMALYFIYPRYDAAYLVLAFLIALSRVMITVHYLSDTVMGAWIAIAAAVLLRRYFTLKGYDIQIRLERDKRLI